A window of the Proteus terrae subsp. cibarius genome harbors these coding sequences:
- the narJ gene encoding nitrate reductase molybdenum cofactor assembly chaperone: MISLKVISHLLDYPTQELWDNRGELIDALQEADELPVTQVAKLMAFIHALMQQELLDAQSNYSELFDRGRARSLLLFEHVHGESRDRGQAMVDLLNQYQQAGITLSSRELPDYLPTYLEYLTLLPTTECIEGLNNIAPILALLGERLKQRGSDYHALFDVLLCLSQSGLEASQLTAQVEKEPLDDTPAALDAVWEEEQVTFLGEGTQCGSSNISQHQRRFAQETAVQYLNVGNSLDTGAQK, encoded by the coding sequence ATGATCTCTCTGAAAGTTATTTCTCATCTCTTAGATTATCCCACACAAGAATTGTGGGATAACCGAGGCGAACTTATCGATGCATTACAGGAAGCCGATGAACTTCCTGTGACTCAAGTTGCGAAATTAATGGCATTTATTCATGCCTTAATGCAACAAGAGTTGCTCGATGCACAATCTAATTACAGTGAGCTTTTTGATAGAGGTCGAGCGCGATCATTGTTGTTATTTGAACACGTTCATGGCGAGTCTCGTGATCGTGGTCAGGCAATGGTTGATCTGCTCAATCAATATCAACAAGCCGGGATCACATTAAGTAGTCGTGAACTCCCTGACTATTTGCCTACTTATCTTGAGTATTTAACGCTTTTACCTACAACCGAGTGTATTGAAGGGCTAAATAACATTGCACCTATTTTGGCTCTGTTAGGTGAACGTTTAAAACAACGAGGCAGTGATTATCACGCTCTCTTTGATGTATTGCTTTGTCTCTCACAAAGTGGATTAGAAGCATCACAACTCACTGCTCAAGTAGAAAAAGAGCCTTTAGATGATACCCCTGCGGCGTTAGATGCGGTATGGGAAGAAGAACAAGTGACGTTCCTTGGAGAAGGTACGCAATGTGGCAGTAGCAATATTAGCCAACATCAGCGTCGTTTTGCACAAGAGACCGCAGTTCAATATCTCAACGTGGGGAATTCGTTGGATACGGGAGCACAAAAATGA